One genomic region from Leptospira inadai serovar Lyme str. 10 encodes:
- a CDS encoding IS256 family transposase: protein MRAEEDKSHLKVIQVDETQLKKDLSELVRGSVEETLNALLDEEADKLCQASKYERNPDRVDTRAGSYNRNFETKAGKVKLKVPKLRTIPFESAIIERYKRRESSVEEALMEMYLAGVSVRRVEDITETLWGTKVSPSTISKLNQKVFVQIDEWRSRQLTDEYPYVYLDGLYLKKSWGGEVRNVAILVAIGVNSEGYREVLGSMEGAREDKESWQAFLKHLKDRGLKGVNLMISDKCLGLVESIPYFFPESKWQRCIVHFYRNVFGKAPRGSFKVISQMLKAIHAQENKDESLKKAKFVVERLTEMKLKEAAKVVSDGIEETLAYMDFPSEHWRKIRTNNPLERIIKEIKRRTKVVGAFPDGKSALMLATARLRHVASTKWGTKKYVDMEKLKELKISKLTA from the coding sequence ATGAGGGCAGAAGAAGATAAAAGCCACCTGAAAGTAATCCAAGTGGATGAGACCCAACTCAAGAAGGACTTGAGTGAACTCGTAAGAGGTTCAGTCGAAGAAACGCTGAATGCTCTTTTAGATGAGGAGGCAGATAAACTCTGCCAAGCCTCGAAGTATGAAAGAAATCCAGATCGAGTAGATACCCGAGCCGGATCTTATAATAGAAACTTCGAAACAAAAGCCGGAAAAGTAAAGTTAAAAGTTCCTAAACTTAGAACAATTCCGTTCGAGTCTGCGATCATCGAAAGATACAAACGTCGAGAGAGTTCTGTAGAAGAAGCTCTTATGGAAATGTATTTAGCCGGAGTATCAGTCCGGAGGGTCGAGGATATCACGGAGACGCTCTGGGGAACGAAAGTTTCTCCTTCAACGATTAGCAAATTAAATCAGAAAGTCTTTGTTCAGATCGACGAATGGAGAAGCCGTCAACTTACCGATGAATATCCTTACGTTTATTTGGATGGCCTCTATCTCAAGAAATCCTGGGGTGGTGAAGTCCGCAACGTAGCGATTCTGGTAGCCATAGGAGTCAATTCAGAAGGCTACAGAGAGGTTTTAGGCTCGATGGAAGGAGCGAGAGAAGACAAGGAAAGTTGGCAAGCTTTCTTAAAGCACCTGAAGGATAGAGGGCTCAAAGGAGTGAATTTAATGATCTCTGATAAGTGTCTAGGTTTAGTGGAATCGATCCCTTACTTCTTTCCTGAATCCAAGTGGCAAAGATGTATCGTTCATTTCTACAGGAATGTATTCGGCAAAGCTCCAAGAGGTTCTTTCAAAGTTATATCTCAAATGCTGAAAGCAATCCATGCTCAAGAGAACAAAGATGAGTCTTTGAAGAAAGCCAAATTCGTCGTAGAACGACTAACGGAAATGAAATTAAAAGAAGCGGCTAAGGTAGTTTCTGATGGAATTGAGGAAACTTTAGCCTATATGGACTTTCCTTCCGAGCATTGGAGAAAGATACGAACGAATAATCCTTTAGAGCGGATCATCAAAGAGATCAAGAGAAGAACGAAAGTTGTAGGAGCTTTTCCGGATGGTAAGTCCGCTCTCATGTTAGCTACTGCAAGGTTAAGGCATGTTGCCTCTACTAAGTGGGGAACTAAAAAGTATGTTGACATGGAGAAGTTAAAAGAGTTAAAAATTTCAAAGCTCACGGCTTGA
- the tnpA gene encoding IS66 family insertion sequence element accessory protein TnpA, with amino-acid sequence MSKARKSREEYIAEYQESGLSQKAYCEESGISVSTLGYWLRHSKEKVKTAGSEKRLVPINLGSLEASKGVEIKISRSGEINITIQGK; translated from the coding sequence ATGAGCAAAGCAAGAAAGAGTCGGGAAGAATATATAGCAGAATATCAAGAAAGCGGCTTGAGCCAGAAGGCTTACTGCGAAGAGTCGGGAATCAGCGTAAGCACGTTAGGTTATTGGCTTCGTCATAGCAAAGAGAAAGTGAAAACGGCAGGCTCTGAGAAAAGGCTCGTGCCAATAAACTTAGGAAGTTTAGAGGCGAGTAAAGGTGTGGAAATAAAAATAAGCCGGAGTGGAGAAATAAACATAACGATACAAGGGAAATAG
- the tnpB gene encoding IS66 family insertion sequence element accessory protein TnpB (TnpB, as the term is used for proteins encoded by IS66 family insertion elements, is considered an accessory protein, since TnpC, encoded by a neighboring gene, is a DDE family transposase.) — translation MIFRDPKSLRVYVRPGRTDMRKSWNGLSTIVKKEMSKDVYSEYLFLFCGKSRDRLKCLYWDGNGFCIWQKRLEKGKFPWPESEESALDLSWREVSWLLKGIDFRKEHRLMDVSGLR, via the coding sequence ATGATATTTCGAGATCCGAAGAGTCTGCGAGTATATGTCCGACCGGGAAGGACAGATATGAGGAAATCGTGGAACGGTTTGAGTACTATAGTGAAAAAAGAAATGTCGAAGGATGTGTATTCGGAATATCTGTTTTTGTTCTGTGGCAAGAGCCGAGATCGATTGAAATGTCTGTATTGGGACGGAAACGGCTTTTGCATATGGCAGAAGCGGCTCGAAAAGGGAAAGTTTCCGTGGCCTGAATCGGAGGAATCGGCGTTGGACTTAAGTTGGCGTGAAGTATCCTGGCTACTGAAGGGTATAGATTTTAGAAAAGAGCATCGATTAATGGATGTATCCGGCCTTCGATAA
- the tnpC gene encoding IS66 family transposase, which yields MSREELLAENEELKVLLHNIQKDNASLRSKISSLENLVLGYRKELYGSKSEKIDPSEILQGKLFNEIEESQNDSPGLYNGHADEKVEIHSHTRKKPGRKPIPDHIPREEIIHDIPESEKICNCGQELSRIGEETSEKLDIIPQKVFVVKHIRYKYACKHCNGDERNEAGSVIKTAPLPPQLLPQSIATPGLVAYLLTSKFVDHLPFYRMEKIFRRMGLELPRSTMCNWTKQVYEKCKPFVSILKQQLLEGSLIGIDETTLQVMKEPNRSNTTKSYMWLFRGGHPDKPVLLYLYRETRSAEFIPKFLNRYQGCIQTDAFSSYDSNFRNWKGVLHGGCFAHARRKFYSVWQSEEDRIAGYVTLRLREVYAVEKEIRKQKLHSLCLFSKIQKIREEKSKPILDDLKTFLDSAYSQVLPKSPIGEAIRYTLNEWERLTIYLSHGEFYIDNNLVENGIRPFVIGRKNWLFSGSPDGAEASTFFFSIVQTAIANKKDPYAVLRTLFEGVPASHLTQDFESLFSKSMGWV from the coding sequence GTGTCTAGAGAGGAACTTTTAGCGGAAAACGAAGAGCTTAAAGTATTATTGCATAATATACAGAAAGATAATGCGTCTCTTCGTTCTAAGATTAGTTCTTTGGAGAATCTCGTTCTCGGCTATCGCAAAGAATTGTATGGAAGCAAATCGGAGAAGATAGACCCGAGCGAAATCCTACAGGGAAAATTGTTCAACGAAATAGAAGAATCACAAAACGATTCTCCCGGGTTATACAATGGACATGCGGACGAGAAAGTCGAAATCCATTCTCATACTCGCAAAAAACCTGGTAGAAAGCCGATCCCGGATCATATACCGAGAGAGGAAATCATTCATGATATCCCTGAATCGGAGAAGATCTGTAACTGCGGGCAAGAACTTAGCCGGATCGGAGAAGAGACATCCGAGAAGCTGGATATCATTCCTCAGAAGGTATTTGTTGTAAAACACATCCGATACAAATACGCATGCAAACATTGTAATGGAGACGAAAGAAACGAAGCGGGAAGCGTAATAAAGACGGCCCCTCTTCCTCCGCAGTTACTACCGCAAAGTATTGCAACGCCGGGGCTTGTAGCGTATCTCTTAACGAGTAAATTCGTAGATCATCTTCCATTTTACAGAATGGAGAAGATATTTCGTAGAATGGGTCTGGAATTGCCCCGTTCAACGATGTGCAATTGGACAAAACAAGTGTATGAGAAGTGCAAGCCATTCGTTTCTATTTTAAAACAACAGTTACTCGAAGGATCTTTGATCGGGATAGACGAAACTACGCTTCAAGTAATGAAAGAACCGAACAGATCCAATACGACTAAGTCGTATATGTGGCTGTTTCGAGGAGGTCATCCGGATAAACCGGTATTACTTTATCTTTATAGAGAAACAAGGTCTGCGGAGTTCATCCCGAAATTCTTGAATCGATACCAGGGTTGTATTCAGACCGACGCTTTTAGTAGCTATGATTCCAATTTTAGAAATTGGAAAGGAGTGCTTCATGGAGGATGCTTCGCGCACGCGAGAAGGAAATTTTACTCGGTCTGGCAGTCGGAAGAAGATCGTATTGCAGGCTATGTCACCTTAAGACTCAGGGAAGTCTACGCGGTCGAAAAAGAAATTCGAAAACAAAAACTTCACTCTCTATGTTTATTTTCAAAGATTCAAAAAATCAGGGAAGAAAAATCAAAACCTATTTTGGATGATTTAAAAACATTCTTAGACAGCGCCTATTCTCAAGTCCTTCCAAAGAGTCCGATCGGCGAGGCAATTCGTTATACCTTAAACGAATGGGAGCGATTGACGATTTATCTTTCTCATGGAGAATTTTATATCGATAACAATCTTGTCGAAAATGGAATTCGACCCTTCGTAATCGGACGAAAGAATTGGCTATTCTCAGGCAGCCCTGACGGAGCTGAGGCCAGCACTTTCTTTTTTTCTATCGTTCAAACCGCTATCGCTAACAAAAAAGATCCCTATGCCGTCCTTCGTACTCTTTTCGAAGGGGTGCCTGCCTCCCATTTAACACAAGATTTTGAAAGTCTTTTTTCAAAATCGATGGGATGGGTTTAA
- a CDS encoding DUF4352 domain-containing protein, which translates to MEDQKIEIAKWKYFIPFYGIYATYASAESSKGKWWAISIMVTLFTIILIFGSDKKGNMDTGNSNSVTQEIPLSIGSTVSGTYFDITLNGAYLTRSVETGNMFIRLEREDGNQYLVMNVTYKNTDNTGRTLISEGIIYVDFNGKQYEFDKSETLLLDGWGLFLEQMNPLTKKTTNLIFKIPAELKGEIYWNPENGTSKRFLVKKI; encoded by the coding sequence ATGGAAGACCAAAAGATTGAAATAGCAAAATGGAAATACTTCATCCCGTTTTACGGAATCTACGCGACCTATGCGTCGGCTGAATCTTCGAAAGGAAAATGGTGGGCAATTAGTATAATGGTTACCTTATTTACCATTATACTAATATTCGGATCCGATAAAAAAGGAAACATGGACACCGGAAATTCCAATTCGGTGACTCAAGAAATACCATTGTCGATCGGTTCCACCGTTTCCGGGACTTATTTCGACATAACGTTAAACGGTGCTTACTTGACCCGATCGGTAGAAACCGGTAATATGTTCATTAGACTGGAAAGAGAAGATGGAAATCAATATCTCGTTATGAATGTAACATATAAAAATACCGATAATACAGGTCGTACTTTAATAAGCGAAGGGATTATTTATGTGGATTTTAACGGCAAGCAATACGAATTCGATAAATCTGAAACGCTTCTATTAGACGGATGGGGACTGTTTTTAGAGCAAATGAACCCGCTGACGAAGAAAACTACTAATTTGATTTTTAAAATTCCCGCCGAACTGAAAGGGGAAATCTACTGGAATCCGGAAAACGGAACTTCAAAGAGGTTTCTCGTAAAAAAAATATAA
- a CDS encoding serine hydrolase domain-containing protein, with protein MNSKVLFSLLAMIVLFSAHCGRAYEFPSYNIVYSKNLNLQAAATEAVRSIPEEAHGRIQTNAIYVLSNGEAVLEAYGNGFDPKHLQPLWSISKFLLNAVSGMAVLEGKLDLSSPVAVYLPELESALPKTLTVKDLLYHASGGDWKEGYEWNPFKSDVLAMLYGIGKDDHAAYVSTKSFRPGLSVKYSSGDSNLLSAVLASIYKREGGFPKVFFERMEVKEYVWETDSKGVPVGSSYAYLTPKDLAKIGELYIHRGLYKGKRIFSETWPRETSGPFPNETALPFPLSYLPIPSMGGHLYSNRKRGTPEIPVFEFLSGNSIFGSGHWGQSLIIDPDRKLVIVRFGNDRLGRFPMKDFAKKILLAVSESEESTP; from the coding sequence ATGAATTCAAAGGTCCTTTTTTCCTTACTTGCGATGATCGTTTTATTTAGCGCGCATTGCGGTAGAGCGTACGAATTTCCGTCGTATAATATAGTATATTCTAAAAATTTAAATCTTCAAGCAGCGGCGACGGAAGCCGTTCGCAGTATCCCGGAGGAAGCTCATGGTAGAATCCAAACGAATGCGATCTACGTTTTATCGAACGGCGAGGCGGTTTTGGAAGCGTACGGTAACGGCTTCGATCCTAAACATCTGCAACCTCTTTGGTCGATTTCCAAATTTCTGTTAAATGCAGTCTCCGGTATGGCCGTTCTGGAAGGGAAACTGGATCTCTCGTCGCCCGTCGCCGTTTATCTGCCCGAATTGGAATCCGCACTGCCCAAAACCCTTACCGTAAAGGATCTCCTTTATCATGCAAGCGGCGGCGATTGGAAAGAAGGATACGAATGGAATCCGTTTAAATCGGATGTCCTAGCAATGCTTTACGGAATCGGAAAAGACGATCACGCCGCCTACGTATCGACGAAATCTTTTCGACCCGGCTTATCCGTAAAATATTCCAGCGGGGATTCCAACCTTCTCTCGGCTGTGCTCGCCTCTATCTATAAAAGAGAAGGAGGATTTCCGAAAGTATTCTTCGAAAGAATGGAGGTCAAAGAATATGTTTGGGAAACCGATTCCAAAGGAGTTCCGGTCGGTTCTTCGTACGCGTATCTTACGCCGAAAGATTTGGCAAAGATAGGAGAACTCTACATTCACCGCGGACTTTATAAAGGAAAACGAATCTTCTCCGAAACTTGGCCGCGAGAAACCTCAGGTCCGTTCCCGAACGAAACTGCACTTCCGTTTCCGCTATCGTACCTCCCGATCCCGTCAATGGGCGGCCATCTTTACTCGAATCGGAAGAGGGGAACTCCTGAAATTCCGGTTTTCGAATTTCTATCCGGAAATTCCATCTTCGGATCGGGACATTGGGGACAATCCTTGATCATTGATCCTGATCGGAAATTGGTGATCGTTAGATTCGGAAACGACCGCCTAGGTAGATTTCCGATGAAAGATTTTGCCAAGAAAATCCTTCTCGCGGTCTCGGAATCCGAGGAAAGCACTCCATGA
- a CDS encoding prohibitin family protein: MQTNLNPNKLLRVKKTAFVTLLLSILASYGCFTNIRPGEAGLRWHPLTSGLQKDLLTNALYLYAPWNDIYLYPIQWTSYKEKVDVLTRDDLTINVVAAVILRPVASEIYNLQIEIGPDYYEKVVRPQFRTSVRNALSAYSMIRISKETPKVSQDIRQALSEKLRGKHIEIDDVIIDDIEYSRPILTAIEGKLTKEQEQEQMKFEINIAKKDAEITIIHAEAKAKATVIEAEGKAKAQKLIASQLTKQYLQLKAFENPNSKLMIVPSGKDSLPLILNTPQENAKSEE, encoded by the coding sequence ATGCAAACCAACCTTAATCCTAACAAATTGTTACGGGTAAAAAAGACCGCCTTCGTGACACTTCTACTCTCGATCCTTGCCAGTTACGGATGCTTTACGAATATTCGTCCGGGAGAGGCCGGACTCCGCTGGCATCCTCTCACATCAGGATTGCAAAAGGACCTTCTGACAAACGCCCTGTATTTGTACGCTCCTTGGAACGATATCTATCTTTATCCGATCCAGTGGACCTCCTACAAAGAGAAAGTAGACGTGCTGACTAGAGATGATCTTACCATCAACGTGGTGGCGGCGGTCATTCTGAGGCCGGTCGCATCCGAAATTTATAATCTGCAAATCGAGATCGGACCCGATTATTACGAAAAAGTAGTTCGTCCGCAATTTAGGACCTCGGTAAGAAACGCTTTATCCGCTTATAGTATGATTCGGATATCCAAGGAAACTCCGAAAGTTTCCCAGGATATCCGGCAGGCGTTAAGCGAAAAATTGAGAGGTAAGCATATAGAGATCGACGACGTAATCATCGATGATATCGAATATAGTCGACCGATTTTGACCGCGATCGAAGGGAAATTGACGAAAGAGCAGGAACAAGAGCAGATGAAATTCGAGATCAACATCGCAAAAAAAGATGCGGAGATAACGATTATTCATGCCGAAGCCAAAGCGAAAGCCACCGTCATAGAAGCCGAAGGAAAAGCAAAGGCTCAGAAATTGATCGCCTCTCAGTTGACGAAACAGTATCTGCAATTGAAAGCGTTCGAAAATCCGAACTCGAAACTTATGATCGTACCTTCCGGAAAAGACAGTTTGCCGTTGATATTGAATACGCCTCAGGAAAATGCGAAATCCGAAGAATAG
- a CDS encoding DedA family protein, translating into METIKFILDFFLHLEHHLDMLIQFYGIWVYLILFLIVFCETGLVVTPFLPGDSLLFAVGAFASRGSLDLITVILLLIIAAILGDTVNYTIGNLAGEKILAREKIPFLNKKHLEKAHRFYEVYGGKTIIIARFIPIVRTFAPFVAGIGKMTYSKFIIYNIVGGIAWILIFSIGGYLFGNLPFIQRNFKLVIIGIIIVSILPAVVEYIKERRKGRLP; encoded by the coding sequence TTGGAGACTATTAAATTTATTTTGGATTTCTTTCTTCATTTGGAACACCATCTGGATATGTTAATCCAGTTTTACGGCATTTGGGTTTATTTGATTCTTTTTCTTATTGTCTTTTGTGAAACCGGTTTGGTCGTAACGCCTTTCCTTCCCGGAGATAGTTTACTTTTTGCCGTCGGCGCCTTCGCTTCGAGAGGTTCTTTGGACTTGATTACGGTCATCCTTCTCCTCATTATCGCGGCGATCCTAGGAGACACGGTCAATTACACGATCGGCAATCTGGCAGGGGAAAAAATCCTGGCCCGGGAAAAAATTCCGTTCCTAAATAAAAAGCATCTGGAAAAAGCCCACCGGTTCTACGAAGTATACGGCGGAAAAACGATCATCATCGCTCGCTTTATTCCGATCGTTCGAACATTCGCGCCGTTCGTCGCGGGTATCGGAAAGATGACCTATTCTAAATTTATCATATATAATATCGTCGGCGGAATTGCCTGGATTCTGATTTTCAGTATCGGGGGTTATTTATTCGGAAATCTTCCGTTTATCCAGAGAAATTTCAAGTTAGTGATCATCGGAATTATCATCGTTTCGATTTTACCGGCAGTCGTCGAATACATTAAGGAAAGAAGAAAAGGCAGGCTGCCTTAA
- a CDS encoding sensor histidine kinase, translated as MTQTKEQRNPITSVPLSIFESAKEAIVISDPDGLILYANSAFFRFYGIDKKDALGKSISIFLPEVAREFALIKYKDAFRSYPDIVQVEAEAIRGDGKLTRVDSRIGFITQGGRRVAMISYVSPLISDSPDAIGEAEPLIDVVTDKLTANSMLVESMSKLNEAKDALKKNFEMFRLALKNSKVMFFSQDIELRYTWVFYPNLGDSEEKIIGKSEYDIFPAETAYRITELKERVIKTGKPFRGEIILPYQGEDTNFDLTVEPLKLPDGTVKGITTAAIDITDQKQIQKELERMIGEKEVMLREIHHRVKNNLAIIQSLFEFSKMRLSEEENGASLLPIFEDCQNRIRSMALIHENLYSARSLGSISLREYIGQLTENVKSSILFDQDKIEVICDLQEVPLDIDRTIHLGMAFNELLTNCFRHAFPKRAGIIRISLTSNRKQAELKIEDDGQGFDPDRKKRTSLGLNLVEAMAKKISGSLESSGTLGKGSVFRILFPLEKPELF; from the coding sequence GTGACTCAAACAAAAGAACAGAGAAATCCGATCACTTCAGTTCCCTTGTCGATTTTTGAGTCGGCCAAAGAAGCGATCGTAATTTCCGATCCCGACGGGTTGATACTCTATGCGAACTCGGCTTTTTTCAGATTCTACGGCATCGACAAAAAAGACGCTCTCGGAAAATCGATAAGTATCTTCTTACCCGAGGTCGCTCGTGAATTCGCGTTAATCAAATATAAGGATGCCTTTAGATCCTACCCGGACATCGTACAGGTGGAGGCCGAAGCGATTCGAGGCGACGGTAAACTGACGCGAGTCGATTCTCGAATCGGTTTCATAACGCAGGGAGGTCGAAGAGTGGCAATGATATCGTACGTGTCTCCCTTAATTTCCGACTCGCCCGATGCGATCGGAGAAGCGGAGCCATTAATCGACGTCGTTACGGATAAGCTGACGGCAAACTCGATGCTGGTGGAAAGCATGAGTAAGCTGAACGAAGCCAAGGATGCATTGAAGAAGAATTTCGAGATGTTCCGTCTTGCATTAAAAAATTCGAAAGTAATGTTCTTTTCACAAGATATCGAATTACGCTATACATGGGTGTTTTATCCGAACCTCGGAGATTCCGAAGAAAAGATTATCGGGAAAAGCGAATACGATATTTTCCCGGCAGAGACCGCGTACCGGATTACCGAATTAAAAGAGAGAGTAATCAAGACCGGGAAACCCTTTCGCGGCGAGATAATTCTTCCGTACCAAGGCGAAGACACGAATTTCGATTTAACGGTAGAACCGTTAAAGCTTCCTGATGGAACCGTCAAAGGTATCACTACGGCAGCGATCGACATCACCGATCAAAAGCAAATCCAAAAGGAATTGGAGAGAATGATCGGCGAAAAAGAAGTGATGCTCCGAGAGATACACCATCGCGTGAAAAATAACTTAGCCATTATTCAAAGCCTTTTCGAGTTTTCAAAAATGAGATTATCCGAGGAGGAAAACGGAGCCTCGCTCCTTCCGATCTTCGAGGATTGTCAAAATAGAATCCGATCGATGGCCCTAATTCATGAAAACTTATATTCTGCACGCAGTCTAGGTTCCATTTCGCTCAGGGAATATATAGGACAATTAACGGAAAACGTTAAGTCCTCGATTCTCTTCGACCAGGACAAGATCGAAGTAATATGCGACTTGCAGGAAGTCCCGCTTGACATCGACCGGACGATTCACCTCGGTATGGCTTTTAACGAACTGCTTACGAATTGCTTCAGACACGCCTTCCCCAAACGAGCCGGCATCATTCGAATATCGTTAACATCGAATCGCAAACAAGCCGAACTCAAGATAGAGGATGACGGACAAGGCTTCGATCCGGATAGAAAGAAAAGGACTTCCCTAGGATTGAATCTCGTGGAGGCAATGGCGAAAAAAATTTCAGGAAGCCTCGAATCTTCCGGAACTCTCGGGAAAGGATCCGTTTTCAGAATCCTCTTTCCCCTGGAGAAACCCGAATTGTTTTAA
- a CDS encoding PA0069 family radical SAM protein, whose product MKKQRRGTTSAPEGRFDSISREIWKEDREEDAVNRTTQFFSEDSKSILTHNDSPDIPIDASLNPYRGCEHGCIYCFARPNHAYVDLSPGIDFESKIFVKKNVDLLLIHELKKRKGPVETITLGTATDPYQPGERTYRNTRKILEVLLKFRQPTAIITKSSLILRDIDILSEMGKLGILKVYVSVTTLDKELWSALEPRAPAPGKRLDAIRGLSKGSVPVGAMFAPVIPFLNDSEMETILEEVKQAGALSAGMVLLRLPYEVSQLFVEWLEINYPLKKEKILRVLREARGGKLYDSDFSQRMTGTGTYAELLQTRFRLAIKRFDLNERASFRKDLFRIPEEYQVRPSKNQDLLPGLF is encoded by the coding sequence ATGAAAAAGCAACGAAGAGGTACGACTTCCGCGCCGGAAGGACGATTCGATTCAATCTCCCGAGAGATCTGGAAGGAAGATAGAGAAGAAGATGCAGTAAATCGGACGACTCAATTTTTTTCGGAAGATTCTAAATCGATTCTCACTCATAACGATTCTCCCGATATTCCGATAGATGCGAGCCTCAATCCCTATCGAGGTTGTGAGCATGGCTGCATCTATTGCTTTGCGCGTCCCAATCATGCATATGTGGATCTTTCCCCCGGAATCGATTTTGAGTCCAAAATTTTCGTAAAGAAGAACGTGGATCTTTTGCTGATCCATGAATTAAAAAAACGGAAGGGCCCGGTGGAAACGATTACCCTCGGAACTGCAACCGATCCGTATCAACCTGGGGAAAGAACCTATCGGAATACCAGAAAAATCCTGGAAGTCTTACTCAAATTCAGACAACCGACCGCCATCATTACCAAATCATCGTTAATTCTACGAGATATCGATATTTTGTCGGAAATGGGAAAATTAGGAATCCTGAAAGTATATGTTTCGGTAACTACCCTCGATAAAGAACTTTGGTCCGCTCTCGAACCTAGGGCCCCGGCTCCGGGAAAGAGATTGGATGCAATCCGCGGTTTATCAAAGGGGTCGGTACCGGTGGGGGCGATGTTCGCTCCCGTAATTCCTTTTTTAAACGATTCGGAAATGGAAACGATACTGGAAGAGGTAAAGCAAGCAGGCGCCTTGAGTGCCGGAATGGTTCTTCTTCGACTTCCCTACGAAGTATCCCAATTGTTCGTGGAATGGCTAGAAATCAATTACCCGTTAAAAAAGGAGAAGATCCTTCGCGTGTTGAGGGAAGCTCGTGGAGGCAAACTGTACGATTCCGATTTTAGCCAACGCATGACCGGAACGGGTACGTATGCGGAACTTTTACAAACTAGGTTCCGGTTGGCGATCAAACGCTTCGATCTAAACGAAAGGGCCTCCTTTCGCAAAGATTTGTTCCGAATTCCGGAGGAATACCAAGTTCGGCCGAGCAAAAACCAGGATTTATTGCCCGGACTTTTTTAG
- a CDS encoding HigA family addiction module antitoxin, which yields MKAKRIPTPTVSQILREEFLDPLEVTPYRLAKELHVSTSTVLEILHDKRKITVDMSLRLAKFFGMSDKFWINLQNDLEIRKQKEKLKLKLKSIQTLQRAG from the coding sequence ATGAAAGCCAAGAGAATTCCAACACCAACAGTCTCTCAAATCCTCAGAGAGGAGTTTTTGGATCCATTGGAAGTAACTCCATATAGACTGGCAAAAGAGCTGCATGTTTCGACCTCTACAGTATTAGAGATTTTGCACGATAAGCGTAAAATCACAGTGGATATGTCTTTGAGACTGGCTAAGTTTTTCGGAATGTCTGATAAATTTTGGATAAATCTTCAAAATGATTTAGAAATAAGAAAACAGAAAGAGAAGCTAAAGCTCAAATTGAAGAGTATTCAAACGCTGCAAAGAGCTGGCTGA
- a CDS encoding type II toxin-antitoxin system RelE/ParE family toxin, with amino-acid sequence MIKSFGDKETERIFHQEFSKKIPPEIQSRALIKLLILENAEKEEDLKSPPANRFEHLKGNLKNYCSIRINDRWRITFKFSDGNCFGVSIVDYH; translated from the coding sequence ATGATCAAATCTTTCGGAGATAAAGAAACTGAAAGGATCTTTCATCAAGAATTCTCAAAGAAAATACCTCCGGAAATACAGAGTAGGGCCTTAATCAAACTTCTCATCTTGGAAAATGCCGAAAAAGAAGAAGATTTAAAGAGTCCACCGGCGAATAGATTTGAACATTTAAAAGGGAACTTAAAGAATTATTGTTCCATCAGAATAAATGACCGGTGGAGAATTACATTTAAATTCTCCGATGGAAATTGCTTTGGTGTGTCCATAGTAGATTATCATTAA
- a CDS encoding helix-turn-helix transcriptional regulator, with the protein MKSFKSHLKSKVSNQKFLEAFDQEKQLLGLALKIQEYRNKKGLSQADLAKRAHVTQQQVSRLETGINTNVSTFLKICHALDLDLSLNVIKSRKVSV; encoded by the coding sequence ATGAAGAGCTTTAAATCGCATTTAAAAAGTAAAGTATCGAATCAAAAGTTCTTGGAGGCGTTTGATCAGGAAAAGCAGCTATTAGGGTTAGCTTTAAAGATTCAAGAATATAGAAATAAAAAAGGGTTAAGTCAGGCAGATCTTGCAAAAAGGGCTCATGTAACTCAGCAACAGGTAAGTAGATTAGAAACCGGGATAAATACGAATGTTAGCACATTTCTAAAAATTTGCCATGCGTTGGATTTAGATTTGTCCTTAAATGTTATCAAAAGCCGCAAAGTTTCAGTTTAA